From Salminus brasiliensis chromosome 21, fSalBra1.hap2, whole genome shotgun sequence, a single genomic window includes:
- the rem1 gene encoding GTP-binding protein REM 1, whose translation MTLNTEREGKEALRRRASTPIPSSHKPGPRDRQLPPESRHPPLGQSVSYQAGDKSVQPRASWSSDSEESDSSGADCLYRVVLLGDHGVGKSSLASIFAGIQEKDAHHHIGEDTYERTLTVDGEETTLVVMDTWETEKQEEDEKWVQDYCMQVGNAYVIVYSITDRSSFESASELRIQLRRIRQAENIPIILVGNKSDLVRCREVAVEEGRACAVVFDCKFIETSASLHHNVHELFEGIVRQIRLRRDSKETNERRRSIYKRKESITKKARRFLDRLVAKNNKKMALKVRSKSCHDLTVL comes from the exons ATGACGCTGAACACGGAGAGAGAGGGCAAGGAAGCGCTGCGGAGAAGAGCGAGCACGCCGATCCCCTCTTCACACAAGCCGGGCccgagagacagacagctgcCGCCCGAGTCCCGCCACCCTCCGCTCGGCCAGTCCGTCTCCTACCAAGCCGGGGACAAGAGCGTCCAGCCGCGGGCCAGCTGGTCCTCAGACTCGGAGGAGTCGGACAGCTCCGGGGCGGACTGCCTCTACCGGGTAGTTCTGTTAGGGGACCACGGCGTGGGGAAGTCCAGCCTTGCCAGTATATTCGCCGGGATACAAGAGAAAGATGCACACCATCACATCGGAG AAGACACTTACGAAAGAACACTGACAGTGGACGGAGAAGAGACCACCCTTGTTGTAATGGATACATGGGAAACAGAGAAGCAA GAGGAGGATGAGAAGTGGGTGCAGGATTACTGCATGCAGGTGGGCAACGCTTATGTCATTGTTTACTCCATCACTGACCGCAGCAGCTTTGAGAGCGCGTCAGAGCTGCGCATCCAACTGCGTCGCATCCGCCAGGCCGAGAACATTCCTATCATCCTTGTGGGCAACAAGAGTGACCTGGTGCGCTGTCGAGAGGTGGCCGTGGAAG AGGGCCGAGCCTGCGCGGTGGTCTTCGACTGCAAGTTCATCGAGACGTCGGCCTCGCTGCACCACAACGTTCATGAGCTGTTCGAGGGCATCGTGAGGCAGATCCGTCTGCGGCGGGACAGCAAAGAGACCAACGAGCGCCGCCGCTCCATTTACAAGCGCAAGGAGAGCATCACCAAGAAGGCCCGCCGCTTCCTCGACAGGCTAGTGGCCAAGAACAACAAGAAGATGGCCCTCAAAGTACGCTCTAAATCCTGCCATGACCTCACCGTGCTGTGA
- the c21h20orf96 gene encoding uncharacterized protein C20orf96 homolog: protein MFILYKKFYCVRKNFIFKDYSKWERSNRRNIIKSTKPKAVCWSSAHPDRREAKSSCEPTTGQDGHTASPNETKRAQPETSERFRGNTSKQSSAASSRLSRRAKTNKKEQESISRSDPTQTLELLIKLQRRSVEDLGKQCGVLQELNQQVVRDLEDTDRHSFSSARESLVLHEKLGSSIAALNRWSNCQIRQAKSDLKEAVEEAENHLSGLQAQLKAVKADLGGAQAKLHALKTYKDEEYPAKALQIAEMKRDLEKLKQVQQDEYEEVKLLCQTETARLERQLHQKQKEVMSATAKQNVSKIPQAVKLMVLHNRTMKNEVEMHKKEIMQLEEENRKLLKSIQKLQLLKPNISREAFQDAFPKSEKCSPDTDIHLNIPREEWLPI from the exons atgtttatattatataaaaaattttATTGTGTAAGAAAAAACTTTATTTTCAAGGATTACAGCAAGTGGGAGCGGAGCAACCGAAGAAACATCATAAAATCAACGAAACCAAAGGCAGTTTGCTGGAGCTCAGCACATCCTGATCGTAGAGAGGCCAAATCATCATGTGAACCAACCACAGGGCAAGACGGTCACACTGCATCTCCTAATGAGACAAAACGAGCCCAGCCTGAAACATCTG AGAGATTTCGAGGGAACACCAGCAAGCAGTCCTCTGCAGCATCTTCCAGACTCTCCAGAAGAGCAAAAACTAATAAGAAGGAGCAGGAATCCATCAGTAGAAGTGATCCTACCCAGACACTGGAG CTGCTCATCAAGCTGCAGAGACGCTCTGTTGAGGATCTGGGAAAGCAGTGTGGGGTCCTGCAGGAGCTGAATCAGCAGGTGGTCAGAGACCTAgaagatacagacagacattcCTTCTCCAGTGCAAGAGAATCTCTGGTTCTACATGAGAAACTCGGG aGTTCAATAGCTGCTCTAAACCGATGGAGCAATTGCCAGATCAGACAGGCCAAATCGGATCTGAAGGAAGCAGTCGAGGAGGCAGAGAATCATCTATCTG GACTTCAGGCTCAGCTAAAGGCGGTGAAAGCAGATTTGGGTGGCGCCCAGGCAAAGCTTCATGCCCTAAAGACGTACAAAGACGAGGAGTATCCAGCCAAAGCCCTGCAGATAGCTGAAATGAAGAGAGATCTGGAGAAGCTCAAGCAGGTGCAGCAG GATGAATATGAGGAAGTGAAGCTCCTGTGTCAGACAGAGACGGCCCGTCTAGAGAGACAGCTCcaccagaaacagaaagaagTGATGTCGGCCACAGCCAAA caaaatgtgtcaaaGATCCCTCAAGCTGTAAAACTGATGGTCTTACACAACCGCACAATGAAGAACGAGGTTGAAATGCACAAAAAG GAAATAATGCAGTTGGAGGAGGAGAACAGAAAACTACTCAAGAGTATTCAGAAACTGCAGCTGTTAAAGCCAAACATCAGCAGGGAGGCCTTTCAGGACGCTTTCCCAAAGTCAGAAAA GTGCTCTCCGGATACGGATATCCACCTCAACATACCCAGAGAAGAATGGCTGCCAATTTAA